aaaaggacacgttcggtaagaccttggggtaccggtgtggtactggccgaaggctctccgatgcttaagtaagtacggttttagtaatattatattacagaacaagcggtagcgtaccgttggtttctCTCCCCTCCTTTTGGGGATAGGGGTCttcttatataggccttgggaggcgtgcactatgctcatatttccgatgtgggactatAGAAGCGGATTGTgtgcatgacacgtgtcctgctAGAAAAGAGTCAAAATGTACGGTTTCGGCAGGATACGTGCCGAAGGGTTATTGTGATAAATATTGATCCTGTCCACGTGTTTGGTGGTCATAGGTCGTTTGCTTccggtataaacagtagtcccccaagttctcttccgacGGTCCTTAGGTccttcggaagggaatttaGTTCTCCATGGCAGTTCGGAGGCGCCCTGCCATTCGGTAAGCTCGTTTGGGGAAAGAAAAGGATGTTTGTGTTGATCCTTTCGGGAATCATCGTTCGGAAGAGACTTCCCTGCGACCCGAAAGGTCGTCGATGCTAAGAgacgtgagggcagagagacgcttcgtcttccgCGCCTGGCGTGCAGAGACGCTTCATCTTCCGTGCTTGGCGTGCAGTCCACATCACCATCCACCGGGTGACACGTGGCTAGCGAAGCGACGCCTGACGGTCGCATTTATGAGCTgtttggtttcccgaggcGTACCGTTTCAGCTCtctgcctataaatagaggttGCTCCGGATGCAAAGCTCACTTTGCAATTGTGAGTTGACGCGAGAGCTCTTGTGCGGCGATTTCAAAAGAGAGTCAACGGCAGTCCAGGCGATTTTCACAGAAGTTCTCGGCATTCAATGCGATTTCCAAAGTCTACATTCGGCAAGAGAATCTTCCCACACTACTCAAGGTAAGATACCGTTCGGTACTCCTAAAAAACTCGctctttatttaattgtgCGTCTTTTCATGGCATAGGCTAGCCGATCGTTAGTACGGTTTTCCTTCGGTAGTCTAGTGAGCCATAGGTAGAGATGTAGGCATCGGTAGGGTAGTTTATGACACGGCCTTAGcttccctttccttttttgtagatgtctgaTAACGAGTCATCGTTCGATGAGGAGTTGTCATCGGGCTGGGACACGTCCAGTGGGGCCGCGAGCCTCAAGGCCGAGGGTGGAGAGGACACCGATGTTGAGATACTCGGTGAGGAGGTGAACTCCGTTCCCACCCACGGCATCGGCAAGGGGCTTATGACGGGGCAACTGCTTCCCTTGGCCGCGGTTTATAAGGACGGTACCCGCGTCGGTACCTTTGAGCATCAGCCGGAGGCCTCCACCTCCGGTCGCGGTGAGGGCGTTGCTGGTCCCTCTCGGCCGAGGGTGACGATCATCCACCAGGAGTGGTCTAGGATACCGGTGGGTGTACCCAAGAAGACTCTGTTCGGGGTCAACTACCTGGAGCCCAACAAGATTACCGAACGGGAGCTAGAGAAGATTAGGGTCGAGTACCTTATTCCGGAATCGGTGAAGATGAGAATTTCGGGCTCTACCGAGTCCCTCAGCGACCCTGGGGATGGTGAAGTCACCTTCTTCACCGACGTGCTTCTGCAAGGGGTTAGGTTGCCGTTGCAGCCTGCCGTGCAGAAGATCCTAGCCCATATCGGGTACGCTCCTGGCCAGTACAATCCCAACTTTTTGGTGGCCTTGATGGGGGTGATAGCTGCGTTCGGGATTGCCGAGGAGGGGGAACCTTCCTACAAGCAGTTCTCGTACCTGTACAGCATCACCAAGTCTAAGAGCGCCGATCACGGTAGCTGGGTTCAGGCGAACTGCTTGAAGGCTTCTGAACGGGGGCACTTCATCAGCTCGGTGCCGACTTCCCAAAAGTCAAGGAGGAATCGGCGGGTGCTACTCTCCGGCGATTGGGAATCTCCATCGGGAACACCCCCCCGGTTTTCTGTACCCACGACATTTCAAATTGCCGATAGGTTTCCGAGCTACCGATCGATAGGCTGACTTCTCctcttgttttatttatttttttaactaaTTCTCTCTTCGGACAGGTAAACTCAAGCAGTCGAACCCTAATCAGAGTGAGAttcggcagcttgacagagtGAGGTTGATAGTGCCTGCTGCCGAGCGAGTTTATCCGCACTTCCTTTTCACCGACAATCTCGTCAGAGCCGGCCTCGTCATCCCTGCCGAGAGTAAGTGTATACTTTGctccctcttttttttgtgtgtattgtttttgtttgccGACTGACCAGATGTTTTTGGTTAGTGACGGACGCCAGGAAAGCTGCCGAGGCTAAGAAGATGAACGAGTCCTCCAGGAGGCGCCTAATGATGGGCCTGGagggcaagaagaagaaaaaacagcCCGAGGATGTGACCCTCGCGGAGCTCCTGCGACAGTTGGGCGCCGAGCCCACTGCATGGCCTGCTGCCGATGCCTCCGCGCCGAGGCAATCGGATACCGAAGCCGCCGCCTCCAGAGCTGTCGGGAAGCGGCCAGTGACGGTGGATTTGGAAGCCTCACCGACTTCCAAGCACCCTCGCCGATCGGAGGTCCCGAGGGCCGTCCTTGCGGCGGAGGACGAGGACGGCCCTTCCGAAGCCGTCACCATCGCCTGCCCAGCGAAGACGGTTTAGTTCGTCAACCATATGATCGTCGGTTCTCAGATGGAGCTGCCGGAGATCGACGAACTaccgaagaagcttcttcgggaGGAGGCTGGGCGCGCCTTTCGGCTTCAAGCCTCGGTAagattttccttcttctttcgtcctctctttctttctttttttgtgccAAGTGGGGCACGCTTCTGACTCTGTTTTGTGCAGGCATCCTTGGACATGTGGCTCTGCGTCAAGCGGGCCATCTCTGCTGCCGAGCGGGTGAAGAAGGCCTACGACGACGGAAGGGCCAAGGTTGCTGAAGCGGGCAAGGCACTCCAGGACCACGCCCACCTGCTCAAGGAGAAAGAggctgccgaacggcaggctCTCGCTTCGGGGGGGAAGGTAGAGGAGATGCGGGTGGCCTTGGCGGCAACGCAGGCGGCAGCGAGGGATGCCGAGGCAGCTTCAGAGGCGGTTCAGGTTGCCTTGGAGGAGTCCGAGCGGACCAAGGCTGCGGAGATCGAGGCTGCCGTTCGGTCAGCTATCCAGGGATACCGCTCGTCTGAAGAGTTCACTGCTCTCTTGGATAAGGAAGTGGGCTCGAAAATGGCGGACCTGTTGTACCGGTTCAAACGGTACAACCCCGGGAAGAAGCTGAATCTGAACTTCAGCGCCGATCCTCCCCCACTACCGGAAGGGCTGACGGAGGATATGATTGAAGAATACGAGGGGGAAGACGCCGCCGAGAGCTCCGAGTCTGCCGAGGCTGCCACCGCCGATGAAACCTGAGggcattttcatttcttttgtacttgtaaaatttgtctttaattttcattttattctgAACACATTGGTGCCGAGGGCATCCTTTAATTTGAATGcacacttcttttttttatctaCTGCTGTGAGTAATTTTGACTTGTTGGTGCCGAGGGCATCttttattcatgttttggttttaacctttgtatattttgaatatgtgtTTAATTGCCGATCGTATTATAACGTACGCtaattgccgtaggctaattgCTGTATTTTGAATTTGTGTAAGAGTTTCGAACATCGCttattgccgtaggctaataaAGACGCCGTCGAATATTAACTTCGAATTTGACAAGTCCCGATGGGATCTGTATGGTAAAAATCTCGAAAATCATTTATTGCTGTAGGCTAATATAGATGCCGTCGAATGTTAACTTGACACTATTAGCAGCTGTGGGCTAGTAGAACAATTAAAGAGAGGCTGAAGTAATAGTGCCGAAGACTTTCTATTAATTTCAGTTGAAGAACAAATACATTGTAAGCGGTTACAGTTCGGacctgccgtaggctaggtcacttgtagtagtattTGAGATGTTCCACGTTCCAAGGATGGCCGAGGGTCTTGCCGTTGGAGTCTCTTAGTCGGTAGGTTCTTGATCGGAGGATACCGATGATCTCATAGGATCCTTCCCAAAAAGGTCCGAGGGTTCCTTCCGTGGCATCTTTGGTTGCTAGCGATACCTTTCGCATGACCCAGTCTCCGATTGGGAATAAGCGGTGTCTGACTCTAGAGTCGTAATACCGAGAGACACGTTGTTTGTAGGCTTCATTCCGAAGGTTGGCATGTGCTCGGTGCTCTTCGAGTAGGTCAAGGCTCAGAGAAATGGCTTCTTCGTTCGGCTTTGGTGCGAAATTTTCCGTTCGGTAGGAAGGTTCACCAATTTCCACAGGCACCACCGCTTCCGAACCGAAAGCCAGGGAAAAAGGAGTTTCTCCAGTGGACGATCGGTAAGACGTCCGAATGGCCCACAGTGCTTCGAGAAGCTTTTCCGGCCAGGCTCCCTTGGCCTTGTCCAGCTGCCGTTTCAATAGCTTcttcacaattttgtttattgcttcgacTTGACCGTTTGACTGGGGATGGGCTGGTGAtgcaaaaaacaagttgattttcagGCGGGTGCAAAGTTGCCTGAAGAGTTTCGAATCGAATTGTCTACCGTTGTCGATAATAATTGCATATGGGATACCGAATCGGCAACAAATATGAGTCCAGACGAAATCCTCCATTTTTGCTGTCGTTATGGTTGCCAGAGGTTCTgcttctacccatttggtgaagtagtcgaCGGCAACCACGGCATATTTTACCTGCCCCTTGCCTTGCGGCATTGGACCGATCAGGTCTAGTCCCCATTGTGCGAAAGCCAAGGGCTCACAATCGGTATCAGAGGTTCGGCGGGGATATGCGGAATGTTACCGAAGCGCTGGCATTTATCACATCTCTTCACAGGTGAATTAGCGTCCTGATGCATGGTCGGCCAAAAATATTCCTGCCTTCGGGTGGTACCGGCCGAATGCTCttcgatgcttaagtaagtacgatTTTAGTAATATTaaattacagatcaagcggtagcgtaccgttggttgcTCTCCCCTCCTTTTGGGGATAGGGGTCttcttatataggccttgggaggcgtgtactatgctcatattttcaatgtgggactgtagaagcggattgtgtgcatgacacgtgtcctgctAGAAAAGAGTCAAAATGTACGGTTTCGGCAGGATACATGCCGAAGGGTTATTGTGATAAATATTGATCATGTCCACGTGTTTGGTGGTTATAGGTCGTTTGCTTCCGGTATAAACAAcataaactctctctctctctctctctctctctctctctctctctctctctctctctctctcccccaccCCCCAACTGTTTGCTTAAGTTTTCTCTCGTTCTGGCTTTGACCTTGCTTGATTAATTATTCTCTCTAGGTAGCTAGGTGTTTGAAAATATTAACATGACAtgttctatatatatatatatatatatatatatatatatatatctctgtCCAGCATGCCCATGGTGGGGGACCATACATCGAGGATGGCAAATCAGGGGAAAGCCAGTTCTATGTTTGTAGTGGTGAAGTATGTTGAACCCCCATACAGTGGTGCagtatttgaaataaaattaaaacgaGGAGGAGAAGACCATATGGGCGGTGGTGCCGGAAGAGAAGGAGTCACTCATGAACCCCAACTACTTGAACCTATAGTCAAGTTATTTGGTCGTTATGCGATTCAGACGGCGAGGATTTTCAGCCGCTCCCAGTTATTTATACTCCTAGAGAACGATATTACGCACAAGACACTGCATGGATATGCTATTAACACGAAGAGTTTGTCAGTGGCTTCATTTGTGCCCCCGGGAGCTTCTAAGCGGGATGGGGTCATTGTTTCTGCGTATGGGAAACTTTATCATCTTGCAGCTCCAGTACACCCCGAAAAACTATCCTTTGACAGTTACGATCCTGCTACAAATCTGTGGACGCCTATGCctaattttccattttattcTACGTATCCTGCCAATATGCGTATAGTTGGTCATGCCGTTTGCTATggctttattttgttttcaatgtGTGACTGCAATGAGCGGCGGTTCAAAGTCGCAGCTTTTCATGTGAGTACAAGTGTATGGCATGAAGTGAAAATTGACACTTATGCTTTTGTTCCTTTCCGA
Above is a window of Prunus dulcis unplaced genomic scaffold, ALMONDv2, whole genome shotgun sequence DNA encoding:
- the LOC117613133 gene encoding uncharacterized protein LOC117613133, translating into MELPEIDELPKKLLREEAGRAFRLQASASLDMWLCVKRAISAAERVKKAYDDGRAKVAEAGKALQDHAHLLKEKEAAERQALASGGKVEEMRVALAATQAAARDAEAASEAVQVALEESERTKAAEIEAAVRSAIQGYRSSEEFTALLDKEVGSKMADLLYRFKRYNPGKKLNLNFSADPPPLPEGLTEDMIEEYEGEDAAESSESAEAATADET